Below is a window of Candidatus Saganbacteria bacterium DNA.
CTTTTTCACTTATACTGCAGGACCAGTATAATGTGGTCGGCGTCGCTTCGGGCGAGGCCGCGGTCAAGAAGATCGTCGATTCAAGCGTAGATCTGGTATACCTTGACATCCGCATGCCCGGGATAGACGGCATTGAAACTCTCCGCAAGATAAAAGATATCGATGACACCATCGAAGTCGTGATGGTCACCGCCGTGAACGATATCCAGAAAGCCGGCGAAGCCATCCGGATAGGCGCAAATAATTATATAGTCAAGCCGTTTGACGTGGACCAGATAATCATGATGACAAAAGCGCTGACCGGAAAAAAGATACTCAAACACGAGACAAAAAAGATAAGGAACGGCGCGAAGTCGCGGCCATCGGCTCCCGAAATACCGGGGGTCTCAAAGCAGATAAGCGACGTCACGGCCAGACTGGACAAATTGTCCTCATCCGATGCTACCGTACTTTTTACCGGCGAAAGAGGTTCCGATGTCGAGAGATTCGCGTTCTTTGTCCATTTAAAAAGCGGCAGAAAAGCCCTCCCCTTCAAGGTCATCGATATAGCGCAAAACATCCAGGAAGACATCCTTTATGACAGGCTTTTCGGAAGCGGTAAAGGCTCTTTCATAAATGCTCTTGAAAAAGACACCGGCATCATTGAAGAAGCCGCCGGCGGAAGCGTCCTTATTCTGAACATCGAGAATGCGCCGCTGACGGTGCAGGACGCGCTGTTAAAATTTATTTCGGAAAGATCATTCAACCGGAGGGGAAGCCTTTTTTCCCTTTCAGCCGATGTCAGGGTGATGTTCTTCAGCTGCAAAGACCTGAAATCGCTTGCGGATGAGGGCGCTTTTTCCGCAAAGCTGCTGTCGCTCTGCAAGGACTCATCCGTGGAGATCCCGCCTCTGAACCGCAGAAAAGAAGACATCGCGAGCATAACAAGCGATATCATGGAAGAACTCAATACCGAATACAACAGGAGTTTCAAGGAATTGAGCCGGGACGCGCTTGATATTCTTTCCTCTTATTCCTGGCCCGGTGATGAATGCGAGCTAAAAAGCCTTCTGAGGCGCGTTATCTGCTCCAGGGATCAGC
It encodes the following:
- a CDS encoding sigma-54 dependent transcriptional regulator, with protein sequence MTPELKPVVLVVDDETSIRESFSLILQDQYNVVGVASGEAAVKKIVDSSVDLVYLDIRMPGIDGIETLRKIKDIDDTIEVVMVTAVNDIQKAGEAIRIGANNYIVKPFDVDQIIMMTKALTGKKILKHETKKIRNGAKSRPSAPEIPGVSKQISDVTARLDKLSSSDATVLFTGERGSDVERFAFFVHLKSGRKALPFKVIDIAQNIQEDILYDRLFGSGKGSFINALEKDTGIIEEAAGGSVLILNIENAPLTVQDALLKFISERSFNRRGSLFSLSADVRVMFFSCKDLKSLADEGAFSAKLLSLCKDSSVEIPPLNRRKEDIASITSDIMEELNTEYNRSFKELSRDALDILSSYSWPGDECELKSLLRRVICSRDQQMIRASDLPYGFFLDRGLFPASEETRQFSLAEMSSKFEKNLIRGVLKKCNFDLKKTAQALNITKTALTSKIETLEIA